A portion of the Lolium rigidum isolate FL_2022 chromosome 1, APGP_CSIRO_Lrig_0.1, whole genome shotgun sequence genome contains these proteins:
- the LOC124694232 gene encoding protein CYTOKININ-RESPONSIVE GATA TRANSCRIPTION FACTOR 1-like, whose amino-acid sequence MSTIYMSQLSTAFPLMEEDHHQDHHQGHFQAFTMPKDPPILFPFVINNNNSPSDNSSFSYGGSDHHFRQNTATLEPQHMIGGSSSVFSTPFPTVESIRDDMIERSSSYDPYDMEKLQAAANGSLKAGKWTAPAPAAKMRITRKTSDPAGVKKPRRRAQTYEDHGHFGGMNQALGIIRTCSDCNTTKTPLWRSGPCGPKSLCNACGIRQRKARRAMMASTMAPGTDVGAKAASAPGDATVIAHPKVKKEKRALDVDRSLPFKKRCKVIQDHAATNTVVTGATTAVEVSAEPAITNTAAAAATPARDLFDTIGANWSMSPAPTASAACFRPSAPAPFAVPVQDEITDAAMLLMTLSCELVRS is encoded by the exons ATGTCTACCATCTACATGAGCCAGCTCTCTACTGCTTTCCCTCTGATGGAGGAAGATCATCACCAGGATCACCATCAGGGACACTTCCAGGCCTTCACCATGCCCAAGGATCCTCCGATCTTGTTCCCTTTTgtgatcaacaacaacaacagccctaGTGACAACAGTAGCTTCAGCTATGGAGGATCAGACCACCACTTCAGGCAGAACACAGCTACGCTAGAGCCCCAACAT ATGATTGGTGGATCATCAAGTGTGTTTTCAACGCCATTCCCGACCGTCGAGAGCATCCGCGACGATATGATCGAGCGATCCTCCTCGTATGATCCATATGATATGGAGAAGCTGCAGGCCGCTGCCAATGGATCACTCAAGGCCGGCAAGTGGACCGCTCCTGCCCCTGCAGCCAAGATGAGGATCACGAGGAAGACGAGCGATCCGGCCGGCGTTAAGAAGCCGAGGAGGAGGGCGCAGACGTACGAGGATCACGGCCACTTCGGCGGCATGAACCAGGCTCTGGGTATTATTAGGACATGCTCCGATTGCAACACCACCAAGACCCCCTTGTGGAGGAGTGGTCCATGTGGCCCCAAG TCACTTTGCAACGCTTGCGGCATCAGGCAGCGGAAGGCGCGCCGGGCGATGATGGCCTCCACGATGGCGCCTGGAACGGACGTCGGCGCAAAGGCGGCCTCCGCGCCGGGTGATGCCACCGTGATCGCGCACCCTAaggtgaagaaggagaagagagcgCTGGACGTCGACCGGTCCCTGCCGTTCAAGAAACGGTGCAAGGTGATTCAGGATCACGCTGCCACGAACACTGTTGTCACCGGAGCCACCACTGCCGTCGAGGTTTCTGCTGAGCCGGCTATTACcaacaccgccgccgctgctgctacgCCGGCGAGGGATCTTTTCGACACCATCGGGGCCAACTGGAGCATGAGCCCCGCCCCCACTGCCTCAGCTGCGTGCTTCCGGCCTTCGGCTCCGGCACCCTTCGCGGTGCCGGTGCAGGACGAGATCACAGACGCCGCCATGCTGCTCATGACGCTGTCCTGCGAGCTTGTCCGGAGCTGA